The following proteins are co-located in the Neomonachus schauinslandi chromosome 8, ASM220157v2, whole genome shotgun sequence genome:
- the TBXT gene encoding T-box transcription factor T isoform X3 — protein sequence MSSPGAESAGKSLQYRVDHLLSAVESELQAGSEKGDPTERELRVGLEESELWLRFKELTNEMIVTKNGRRMFPVLKVNVSGLDPNAMYSFLLDFVAADNHRWKYVNGEWVPGGKPEPQAPSCVYIHPDSPNFGAHWMKAPVSFSKVKLTNKLNGGGQIMLNSLHKYEPRIHIVRVGGAQRMITSHCFPETQFIAVTAYQNEEITALKIKYNPFAKAFLDAKERSDHKDMMEEPGDSQQSGYSQSYSDNPSACLSMLQSHDSWPSLGTPAHTSMLPMSHSAGPPTGSSQYPSLWSVSNGTITPGAQTAAMSNGLGAQFFRGSPSHAAPLTHPAQASSSSGSPLYEGAPTATDIPDSQYDASAQARLIASWTPVSPPSM from the exons ATGAGCTCCCCCGGCGCCGAGAGCGCGGGGAAGAGCCTGCAGTACCGAGTGGACCACCTGCTGAGCGCCGTGGAGAGCGAGCTGCAGGCGGGCAGCGAGAAGGGCGACCCCACGGAGCGCGAGCTGCGCGTGGGCCTCGAGGAGAGCGAGCTGTGGCTGCGCTTCAAGGAGCTCACCAACGAGATGATCGTGACCAAGAACGGCAG GAGGATGTTCCCGGTGCTGAAGGTGAACGTGTCTGGCCTGGACCCCAACGCCATGTACTCCTTCTTGCTGGACTTCGTGGCTGCCGACAACCACCGCTGGAAGTACGTGAACGGAGAGTGGGTCCCGGGGGGCAAGCCTGAGCCTCAGGCGCCCAGCTGCGTCTACATCCACCCCGACTCGCCCAACTTCGGGGCCCACTGGATGAAGGCGCCCGTCTCCTTCAGCAAAGTCAAGCTCACCAACAAGCTCAATGGAGGGGGTCAG ATCATGTTGAACTCCTTGCACAAGTACGAGCCTCGGATCCACATAGTGAGAGTTGGGGGCGCACAGCGCATGATCACCAGCCACTGCTTCCCAGAGACCCAGTTCATCGCAGTGACCGCTTATCAGAACGAGGAG atcacggctcttaaaattaaatacaatccATTTGCAAAAGCTTTCCTTGATGCGAAGGAAAG AAGTGATCACAAAGATATGATGGAAGAACCTGGAGACAGCCAGCAGTCTGGGTACTCCCAAT CCTATTCTGACAATCCATCTGCATGTTTGTCCATGCTCCAATCCCATGACAGTTGGCCCAGCCTTGGGACACCTGCCCATACCAGCATGCTCCCCATGAGCCACAGCGCCGGCCCGCCCACCGGCTCTAG CCAATACCCCAGCCTGTGGTCTGTGAGCAATGGCACCATCACGCCCGGGGCCCAGACGGCGGCCATGTCCAACGGGCTGGGGGCGCAGTTCTTTCGGGGCTCCCCCTCGCACGCTGCGCCTCTCACCCACCCGgcccaggcctcctcctcctcgggaTCCCCGCTGTACGAAGGGGCCCCCACGGCCACAGACATTCCCGACAGCCAGTACGATGCGTCGGCCCAAGCCCGCCTCATAGCCTCGTGGACTCCCGTGTCACCACCTTCCATGTGA
- the TBXT gene encoding T-box transcription factor T isoform X2 codes for MSSPGAESAGKSLQYRVDHLLSAVESELQAGSEKGDPTERELRVGLEESELWLRFKELTNEMIVTKNGRRMFPVLKVNVSGLDPNAMYSFLLDFVAADNHRWKYVNGEWVPGGKPEPQAPSCVYIHPDSPNFGAHWMKAPVSFSKVKLTNKLNGGGQIMLNSLHKYEPRIHIVRVGGAQRMITSHCFPETQFIAVTAYQNEEITALKIKYNPFAKAFLDAKERSDHKDMMEEPGDSQQSGYSQWGWLIPGTSSLCPPATPHPQFGGPLSLPSTHGCERYPALRNHRPSPYPNPYAHRNNSPTYSDNPSACLSMLQSHDSWPSLGTPAHTSMLPMSHSAGPPTGSSQYPSLWSVSNGTITPGAQTAAMSNGLGAQFFRGSPSHAAPLTHPAQASSSSGSPLYEGAPTATDIPDSQYDASAQARLIASWTPVSPPSM; via the exons ATGAGCTCCCCCGGCGCCGAGAGCGCGGGGAAGAGCCTGCAGTACCGAGTGGACCACCTGCTGAGCGCCGTGGAGAGCGAGCTGCAGGCGGGCAGCGAGAAGGGCGACCCCACGGAGCGCGAGCTGCGCGTGGGCCTCGAGGAGAGCGAGCTGTGGCTGCGCTTCAAGGAGCTCACCAACGAGATGATCGTGACCAAGAACGGCAG GAGGATGTTCCCGGTGCTGAAGGTGAACGTGTCTGGCCTGGACCCCAACGCCATGTACTCCTTCTTGCTGGACTTCGTGGCTGCCGACAACCACCGCTGGAAGTACGTGAACGGAGAGTGGGTCCCGGGGGGCAAGCCTGAGCCTCAGGCGCCCAGCTGCGTCTACATCCACCCCGACTCGCCCAACTTCGGGGCCCACTGGATGAAGGCGCCCGTCTCCTTCAGCAAAGTCAAGCTCACCAACAAGCTCAATGGAGGGGGTCAG ATCATGTTGAACTCCTTGCACAAGTACGAGCCTCGGATCCACATAGTGAGAGTTGGGGGCGCACAGCGCATGATCACCAGCCACTGCTTCCCAGAGACCCAGTTCATCGCAGTGACCGCTTATCAGAACGAGGAG atcacggctcttaaaattaaatacaatccATTTGCAAAAGCTTTCCTTGATGCGAAGGAAAG AAGTGATCACAAAGATATGATGGAAGAACCTGGAGACAGCCAGCAGTCTGGGTACTCCCAAT GGGGGTGGCTCATCCCTGGAACCAGCAGCCTGTGCccacctgccaccccccaccctcagTTCGGAGGGCCCCTCTCACTTCCCTCCACGCACGGCTGTGAAAGGTACCCCGCCCTGAGGAACCACCGGCCATCCCCCTACCCCAACCCTTACGCACATCGGAATAATTCTCCAA CCTATTCTGACAATCCATCTGCATGTTTGTCCATGCTCCAATCCCATGACAGTTGGCCCAGCCTTGGGACACCTGCCCATACCAGCATGCTCCCCATGAGCCACAGCGCCGGCCCGCCCACCGGCTCTAG CCAATACCCCAGCCTGTGGTCTGTGAGCAATGGCACCATCACGCCCGGGGCCCAGACGGCGGCCATGTCCAACGGGCTGGGGGCGCAGTTCTTTCGGGGCTCCCCCTCGCACGCTGCGCCTCTCACCCACCCGgcccaggcctcctcctcctcgggaTCCCCGCTGTACGAAGGGGCCCCCACGGCCACAGACATTCCCGACAGCCAGTACGATGCGTCGGCCCAAGCCCGCCTCATAGCCTCGTGGACTCCCGTGTCACCACCTTCCATGTGA
- the TBXT gene encoding T-box transcription factor T isoform X1 gives MSSPGAESAGKSLQYRVDHLLSAVESELQAGSEKGDPTERELRVGLEESELWLRFKELTNEMIVTKNGRRMFPVLKVNVSGLDPNAMYSFLLDFVAADNHRWKYVNGEWVPGGKPEPQAPSCVYIHPDSPNFGAHWMKAPVSFSKVKLTNKLNGGGQIMLNSLHKYEPRIHIVRVGGAQRMITSHCFPETQFIAVTAYQNEEITALKIKYNPFAKAFLDAKERSDHKDMMEEPGDSQQSGYSQSGGWLIPGTSSLCPPATPHPQFGGPLSLPSTHGCERYPALRNHRPSPYPNPYAHRNNSPTYSDNPSACLSMLQSHDSWPSLGTPAHTSMLPMSHSAGPPTGSSQYPSLWSVSNGTITPGAQTAAMSNGLGAQFFRGSPSHAAPLTHPAQASSSSGSPLYEGAPTATDIPDSQYDASAQARLIASWTPVSPPSM, from the exons ATGAGCTCCCCCGGCGCCGAGAGCGCGGGGAAGAGCCTGCAGTACCGAGTGGACCACCTGCTGAGCGCCGTGGAGAGCGAGCTGCAGGCGGGCAGCGAGAAGGGCGACCCCACGGAGCGCGAGCTGCGCGTGGGCCTCGAGGAGAGCGAGCTGTGGCTGCGCTTCAAGGAGCTCACCAACGAGATGATCGTGACCAAGAACGGCAG GAGGATGTTCCCGGTGCTGAAGGTGAACGTGTCTGGCCTGGACCCCAACGCCATGTACTCCTTCTTGCTGGACTTCGTGGCTGCCGACAACCACCGCTGGAAGTACGTGAACGGAGAGTGGGTCCCGGGGGGCAAGCCTGAGCCTCAGGCGCCCAGCTGCGTCTACATCCACCCCGACTCGCCCAACTTCGGGGCCCACTGGATGAAGGCGCCCGTCTCCTTCAGCAAAGTCAAGCTCACCAACAAGCTCAATGGAGGGGGTCAG ATCATGTTGAACTCCTTGCACAAGTACGAGCCTCGGATCCACATAGTGAGAGTTGGGGGCGCACAGCGCATGATCACCAGCCACTGCTTCCCAGAGACCCAGTTCATCGCAGTGACCGCTTATCAGAACGAGGAG atcacggctcttaaaattaaatacaatccATTTGCAAAAGCTTTCCTTGATGCGAAGGAAAG AAGTGATCACAAAGATATGATGGAAGAACCTGGAGACAGCCAGCAGTCTGGGTACTCCCAAT CAGGGGGGTGGCTCATCCCTGGAACCAGCAGCCTGTGCccacctgccaccccccaccctcagTTCGGAGGGCCCCTCTCACTTCCCTCCACGCACGGCTGTGAAAGGTACCCCGCCCTGAGGAACCACCGGCCATCCCCCTACCCCAACCCTTACGCACATCGGAATAATTCTCCAA CCTATTCTGACAATCCATCTGCATGTTTGTCCATGCTCCAATCCCATGACAGTTGGCCCAGCCTTGGGACACCTGCCCATACCAGCATGCTCCCCATGAGCCACAGCGCCGGCCCGCCCACCGGCTCTAG CCAATACCCCAGCCTGTGGTCTGTGAGCAATGGCACCATCACGCCCGGGGCCCAGACGGCGGCCATGTCCAACGGGCTGGGGGCGCAGTTCTTTCGGGGCTCCCCCTCGCACGCTGCGCCTCTCACCCACCCGgcccaggcctcctcctcctcgggaTCCCCGCTGTACGAAGGGGCCCCCACGGCCACAGACATTCCCGACAGCCAGTACGATGCGTCGGCCCAAGCCCGCCTCATAGCCTCGTGGACTCCCGTGTCACCACCTTCCATGTGA